A stretch of Leucobacter aridicollis DNA encodes these proteins:
- a CDS encoding metal-dependent transcriptional regulator encodes MSVENITASMQNYLKVIWSLAEWSDTPITNSAIAESAGVRLSTVSDALRKLADSGLIDHQRYGTVTLTDEGRELAVVMTRRHRLLETFLVRVLDYSWDEVHDEADRLEHAVSDEMVNRIDRVLDYPTRDPHGDPIPSADGLVHRPAAQLLTEIVAPCRVRVERISDADPEMLQYFASRGIIVDAELDLIEGEPYSETTAVEVNGSGTQVLLGKAASDSVWASPVG; translated from the coding sequence GTGAGTGTTGAGAACATCACTGCGAGTATGCAGAACTACCTCAAGGTGATCTGGAGCCTGGCCGAATGGTCGGATACCCCGATTACCAATTCGGCGATCGCGGAGTCGGCCGGGGTCCGCCTCTCGACGGTTTCCGACGCGCTGCGCAAGCTCGCCGACTCCGGGCTGATCGACCACCAGCGCTACGGCACGGTGACGCTCACCGACGAGGGGCGCGAACTCGCGGTCGTCATGACCCGCAGGCATCGGCTGCTCGAGACGTTCCTCGTGCGCGTGCTCGACTACTCCTGGGACGAGGTCCACGACGAGGCGGATCGCCTTGAGCATGCGGTGTCCGACGAGATGGTGAACCGGATCGACCGCGTGCTCGACTACCCGACGCGGGACCCGCACGGCGATCCGATCCCGAGCGCCGATGGGCTCGTTCACCGCCCGGCGGCGCAGCTGCTCACCGAGATCGTCGCGCCGTGTCGCGTGCGGGTCGAGCGCATCTCCGATGCCGACCCCGAGATGCTGCAGTACTTCGCGTCGCGCGGCATCATCGTTGACGCGGAGCTCGACCTCATCGAGGGCGAACCGTATTCCGAGACGACCGCGGTCGAGGTGAACGGGTCG